The proteins below are encoded in one region of Corvus hawaiiensis isolate bCorHaw1 chromosome 3, bCorHaw1.pri.cur, whole genome shotgun sequence:
- the RDH14 gene encoding retinol dehydrogenase 14 produces the protein MAAALPALALGAGLLVAAWRWLWGAARPVRGGSMRGKTVIITGANSGLGRAAAAELLRMRARVIMGCRDRARAERAAREIRAEVGEQADGAGELVVRELDLASLRSVRAFCHRVLQEESRLDVLINNAGIFQCPYMKTEDGFEMQFGVNHLGHFLLTNLLLGLLKNSAPSRIVVVSSKLYKYGEINFEDLNSEISYNKSFCYSRSKLANILFARELARRLEGTGVTVNSLHPGIVRTNLGRHVNIPLLAKPLFNLVSWAFFKTPLEGAQTSIYLASSPDVEGVSGKYFGDCKEEELLPKAMDDLVARKLWDISEVMVGLLK, from the exons ATGGCCGCGGCGCTGCCGGCGCTGGCCCTGGGCGcggggctgctggtggccgCCTGGCGCTGGCTGtggggcgcggcgcggcccgTGCGCGGGGGCTCCATGCGGGGCAAGACCGTCATCATCACCGGCGCCAACAGCGGGctgggccgggcggcggcggcagagCTGCTGCGGATGCGGGCCCGCGTCATCATGGGCTGCCGCGACCGGGCGCGGGCCGAGCGGGCGGCCCGCGAGATCCGGGCTGAGGTGGGCGAGCAGGCGGACGGCGCGGGCGAGCTGGTGGTCCGCGAGCTGGACCTGGCCTCGCTGCGCTCCGTGCGCGCCTTCTGCCACCGCGTCCTGCAG GAAGAGTCAAGGCTGGATGTTCTGATAAATAATGCAGGCATATTCCAGTGTCCATACATGAAGACGGAGGATGGTTTTGAGATGCAGTTTGGTGTAAACCACTTGGGCCACTTCTTGCTCACCAACCTTCTTCTGGGCCTCCTCAAAAATTCTGCCCCGAGCAGGATTGTTGTAGTATCCTCAAAGCTTTACAAATATGGAGAGATCAACTTTGAAGACCTGAACAGTGAAATAAGCTACAATAAAAGCTTTTGTTACAGCCGAAGTAAACTGGCTAACATATTATTTGCCAGAGAGTTGGCCCGTCGGTTGGAAGGGACAGGAGTCACCGTGAACTCGCTTCATCCTGGGATTGTCAGAACAAATCTAGGCAGGCATGTGAATATTCCTTTGCTGGCCAAACCTCTGTTCAACTTGGTGTCATGGGCTTTCTTCAAAACGCCTCTGGAAGGAGCCCAGACATCTATTTATTTGGCCTCTTCTCCTGATGTTGAAGGTGTGTCAGGAAAGTATTTTGGAGACTGCAAAGAGGAAGAACTCCTGCCCAAAGCCATGGATGACTTGGTTGCAAGAAAATTGTGGGATATCAGTGAAGTGATGGTTGGCTTACTGAAGTAA